CTTCGCTTATCCAGTGACGATACCAAGCCATTTTCTGTGCAAAATTCAGGCTCATATTTGAGTTAAAATATCTGCGAATTCTCATGACATTTAAAGGATGAATATCGCAGGCTATGAGTTGTGCAATTTGACGCACATAAGCACGCGATAAGGCATCATTTGGTAAAAGTGATGGCTGAGGATAACATTCCTCTAAATATTCAATTATGGCTAAAGATTGACCTATATGAGCATTTCCATCAATTAGTGTTGGTACTAATTTTTGTGGGTTAATTTTACTGTATTCTTCTGTGAACTCAGGGTCATTCTTTCGTAATTTATAAACACTTTTATATTTATAGGGAATCTTTTTTAATGCTAATGCAATTCTGACTCTGTAGGAAGCTGTGGAGCGATAATAACTGTATAACTCTAGCATCTTGTTTCCTTGGGATAGTAAAGTTCATTTGTTACTCAGAGATTCCCTATTATGTTTTTAAATTATATTTTTCTACTCATATCAATAGTCCAAATTCTAGCGTGTTGTTACGTCATAAATTTCTCTACCTAAATCTACCTCCACTACATAAGGTTCTACAGAACGCTTAAATAAAACCATTTCTCCTTGAGATTTTTTTTGCAAATTTACATGACAGAACCATTCCTGATTATTTTTCTCTGGATAATCAAGACGATAGTGATATAAACCCCAACGACTTTCCTGGCGATACAGAGATGCTCGTGCTGCCATTTCCGCACAATCACGAATAAAATGTACTTCCATACAACGCATCAATTCGTGAGCATCCCTGGCTCCCATTTGCGCTAAAGTCTCGTGGTAGCGAACAAAATGATTGATTCCAATATCCATTTTGTGGCTGGATTTTGGTGGCTGTAAATAGTCATTAACTAAACGTCGCAACTTGTATTCGACTTGAGTGTGGGGTATACCATGAGGCTGATTTAAGGGTGCATAAATACGAGCTTTTTCTGTTTCTAAAAATTCTGTATCTGGCTCTAAATGCTCTAAATTGTGAATATATTCAACAGCATTAATCCCAGCCAAACGACCAAAAACAAATGCCCCAATCATATAATTGTGGGGTACACTTGCCATATCTCCGGCTGCATATAACCCCTGTACTGTAGTTTCTGCTTTTTCATTTACCCACACCCCAGAAGCACTATGTCCGCTACACAAACCAATTTCGGAAATGTTCATTTCAATCCCGTGGGTACGGTAATCTTCGCTCCTACCCTCGTGAAAACGTTCCCTACTTGGTCGCTCATTTGACCATAAAATCGATTCAATTTCGGAGATAGTATCTTCATCTAGATGATTCATTTTTAATTGAATTGGTCCATTACCAGAGTTTAATTCTTTCCAAATCTCCAGCATCATTTGACCGCTCCAATAATCGCAATTGATAAAGCGATATCCTTCTGCGTTGGCAGTGTATGCACCAAATGGACCAGCAACATAGGCACAGGCTGGACCATTGTAATCTTTAATCAGGGGATTGATTTGGAAGCTTTCAATGTTCGTCAGTTCCGCTCCTGCATGGTATGCCATTGAATAGCCATCCCCTGCGTTTGTAGGGTTCTCGTAGGTTCCGTAAAGATACCCAGAGGCTGGTAATCCCAATCTTCCACAAGCTCCCGTACAGAGAATTACTGCTTTGGCTTGAATAACAACAAAATCCCCACCCCGCACATCGAAGCCAACTGCACCGATCGCTCTCCCATCTTTTACCATCACCCTGGTTGCCATCACACGATTGGTTACTTGGACTTTGTGGCGTTTAACTTGTCGGGTAAGAATGGTTTTGAGGTCTTTTCCTTCCGGCATCGGCAGTACATATTTACCAACTCGATGCACTTGCTTAACATCATAATTTCCTTGGGGGTCTTTCTGGAACTT
The Calothrix sp. 336/3 DNA segment above includes these coding regions:
- the maiA gene encoding maleylacetoacetate isomerase, which gives rise to MLELYSYYRSTASYRVRIALALKKIPYKYKSVYKLRKNDPEFTEEYSKINPQKLVPTLIDGNAHIGQSLAIIEYLEECYPQPSLLPNDALSRAYVRQIAQLIACDIHPLNVMRIRRYFNSNMSLNFAQKMAWYRHWISEGLQALEKILSHSKLRGSFCCGDEPTIADAFLVPQVYNAERFQCPLEPYPIICQINQLCMEQPAFIAAQPHLQPDASEYSSTDEY
- a CDS encoding fumarate reductase/succinate dehydrogenase flavoprotein subunit gives rise to the protein MTTQINTQQIKTDVLVIGGGTAGTMAAIKAKQVNPSCEVLILEKANIRRSGAIAMGMDGVNTAVIPGYSTPEQYVREVTIANDGILHQKAVYQTALLGYETIQELESWGVKFQKDPQGNYDVKQVHRVGKYVLPMPEGKDLKTILTRQVKRHKVQVTNRVMATRVMVKDGRAIGAVGFDVRGGDFVVIQAKAVILCTGACGRLGLPASGYLYGTYENPTNAGDGYSMAYHAGAELTNIESFQINPLIKDYNGPACAYVAGPFGAYTANAEGYRFINCDYWSGQMMLEIWKELNSGNGPIQLKMNHLDEDTISEIESILWSNERPSRERFHEGRSEDYRTHGIEMNISEIGLCSGHSASGVWVNEKAETTVQGLYAAGDMASVPHNYMIGAFVFGRLAGINAVEYIHNLEHLEPDTEFLETEKARIYAPLNQPHGIPHTQVEYKLRRLVNDYLQPPKSSHKMDIGINHFVRYHETLAQMGARDAHELMRCMEVHFIRDCAEMAARASLYRQESRWGLYHYRLDYPEKNNQEWFCHVNLQKKSQGEMVLFKRSVEPYVVEVDLGREIYDVTTR